The Microtus ochrogaster isolate Prairie Vole_2 chromosome 4, MicOch1.0, whole genome shotgun sequence nucleotide sequence CAGGAGTATCCCTACCGGGTAGAGAGGTTACACAGAGCAACCTGGTAGAAACCATGAGGACTACTCAACCCTTTCCCAAGTGCCTGATTGGTTAAGGCTTATGTGAGGGGACAACAGGGTCAGGCTCCAGGAATCCTGCCGCTTAGATCTCCAGACTCAAGACTCCCCCTTGGGCCCACTCACCGGCTGGGTCCATGGAGTCTGAACCGAGGCTTTCGATGCAGGCTACTGTGCAGGAGGGGCTGGGCCCTGCCCGAGTGTGTCCGTAGCCCACCACGATCTGTAGAGCTGATTCCTGGAAAGTTTGTCCTTTTGGGAAGTACCTGGATGGAACCCATGTCATGGTCCAAAACACTGTTCTGAATACTTGCCAGGGTGGCTGATACCAAGGCTTGGGGTTCCTGACCTAGAGGTACCATTTAAGGCTGAAGCTATCCCTCCACCTTCACTTGGATGCAGCTGTGATCACATGGCATGCCTGGTCATGGCCAGCATCCTTCGGCAGAGGAGTCTGGTTCTCCTCCCCAAGCCATCCCTACACCAAGCTCCACCCTGGGTCTGAGGGTTTCCATCATGCCCTAACTCTTGAGCAATGCCCACCCGGCTAAGATACCCAAAGGGTCGGGCTGGGTACTCATGTATCCTGGGGCAGGTACTCTAACCTCTCTGAACCTGTTGAAGAATTTGAATTAATGTGCAAGGCACGGTGGTGGCTCACAGATGCACGGAGACAGCTGGGGCAACAAACCTTGATGGTCCGACCTCGAAAGGTGCTCTCATCCAGCTCCACGGCAGCGTGCACAGCACTCTGAGAAGCAAACTCTATATAGGCGTAGCTGGAGAGGGATAGAGGTGGGGAATGGCTGGGCAAGGGGGGAGGAGCACAGCCTCACCCTCACTGCCCAGCCTGCTACGGCCCCACACTGACCCCTTTGGGTGTCCAGAGAACTTGTCGCACAGGATGGTGACCCGGTGAATCTTCCCGCAGTGGCTGAAGTAGGCCTCCAGCTCAGCAGCCGAGCCTCCATAGTCTACCTGCTCTCAGAAAGGGCACCTGCTGTGAGTGCTGGGCTCTCTGTGTACCTCCTGCTGAGGCGGTTACggcagaaaggggctggagggactTCCAAGGTTGGTTGACTCCTGGCTAGAAAGCGGCTGAGGCTTTACCCACTCCTGCCCAGGGTTGATTGTTGAGAGCCAGTCAAGGGCTTCTTGTGTGGACAGCTGGCTGCATCCCAGGTATTGACTCCTGCCAGGTGTGTGGACCAGTGAATCTCATGGAACTCCCAGTGCCAGTGCGTGTTGAGAAACCAGAATTCTTGACCTCAGCTTCAGCTGAATGGTCAAGGACTGGCTACCTCTCGCCTCCATGGTTTTGCCCAGAAGCTGCAGCCCACCCTTTCCTCTGCAGCAACTAGTGTCAGATGTGCCCCTTCTATCTAGTCTTGGAGACCCTTGAGTTTACAGTCCTACagctttctgcctccacctcctagcCAGCCCCATCCAGGGCAGACGTTGACGTGTCCGCCCAGCTGAATGCCCTGATTGGAGCCAGGTGCCGAGGGAGGGCTGTGGCCTCCTCTATCTGCTACTCACGTTGCCCACATAGACAGATCTGTGGTCAGCCTCCACCTTCTCCTTGGAGGTCCCAGGGAAGCAGCAGCCTGTGGAGAGAGAACCCCAGGACCAGCAGGAGGACCTTATTGAGGAGCCCATTCCTCATGACCCCAGGGAAGGTCACCCAGGCTTCCAAGGCCACATTGTGGGGTTGCAAAGTCTAGTACTACAGGGCGTTCCAGAATGTTCCCTCAGTAGTCCTCATATAGAGTCCGTGCTGAGCACTTCTGCATTGGGAGCAGGTGGTCAAGGCCTTGGAAAGTGTCCTTGGAAGGTGtccttccctccaccttctgGGGACAGGGTCAGCAAGAGTTCCAGGTTCCTACCCATGGTCTCAGGGCTCAGCAGCTGTCTGACCTCAGCCCCCTCTTCCTCTGTGGCCTTTCTCAGTGCATAGGGTGGCTCCGGCAGGGCCGCAGCATGTTCCATGGCCCACAGCTTCAGCCTGATGGCCTCCAATTCCTGCTGGCCAACCCACAGTAAGCTTGGGGTGGGTGACCTGCAGGTCCCTCTAGAATGGAGGGCAGGTGTGGCCAGTCAGCCCCAGGGAAGTCATGGCTACTACAGAATGACCTAGGTCACCCTGTTCTTCCTGTAGCCATCGTCCAGAGCTAGGGGCTCGGGCCCCAGAAGTCCCCGACGCCTCAGCTGCAGGATACCTCCCCCTAGTCAGAGAGCCCCTGTGGTCTGCAGCTTTGGCCCCTCACCCTGTGTCCAGGTCCACACCTGCTTCCCTGCATCATGACAGGGTGCTGTCTGGCTGTACACTGGGGACTTGGGCAGGTTCTCTTGCTCCAGCATGGCCAGCAGGAAGCCTGCATCTTCATCTTCCTCGTCACGCTCGGTTCCACTCCCAGCCCCTGGCCCCAAAGGGGTCTTTTCAGTCCTGCCCCAGGCCCCCCAACCTTGGGCCTCCGGATCAGAGAAGACCTTCTGGAGCCAGGCTTCAGTGGGAGGCGGGAAGAGATCATTGCTCAGGAAGGGCCACATGGGTATGCAGATAGGGCAAACTGGGCGAACCTTGGCTCCTTAGGCCGCTCGCTTCCACAGCTGCATCTGCCTCGTGGCTCTCCCTTTTAAGGCCTCCTCCTGACCAGCTGCTTCCACTAAAGCACACAGGAGGGCCTCCCAGCTTAGGCCATGTTGACCAGAGGGGTCAAA carries:
- the Pabpn1l gene encoding embryonic polyadenylate-binding protein 2, whose protein sequence is MWPFLSNDLFPPPTEAWLQKVFSDPEAQGWGAWGRTEKTPLGPGAGSGTERDEEDEDAGFLLAMLEQENLPKSPVYSQTELEAIRLKLWAMEHAAALPEPPYALRKATEEEGAEVRQLLSPETMGCCFPGTSKEKVEADHRSVYVGNVDYGGSAAELEAYFSHCGKIHRVTILCDKFSGHPKGYAYIEFASQSAVHAAVELDESTFRGRTIKVLPKRTNFPGISSTDRGGLRTHSGRAQPLLHSSLHRKPRFRLHGPSRGRGRVSPWFSPY